From a single Terriglobia bacterium genomic region:
- a CDS encoding TetR/AcrR family transcriptional regulator gives MSPRRVDPELTARRREALIKAGYAEILDKGLPATTIDSVVARANSSKGGALHYFRSKEDLIYAVLDWLLGELTRSLDQVATSQESPRERLAAELELLFHSAEVNRKLYLVLFDFVTLGAREERFRQLFHDFYVRCRKRDAQIIIEGIKLQEFRRVRPEDAAATIRALVDGYCLQWLMDSSNIPVEVFRDRCGAVLGSYLLRG, from the coding sequence TGAGCCCCCGCCGAGTTGATCCTGAGCTGACCGCACGGCGCCGCGAAGCTCTGATCAAGGCCGGCTATGCCGAAATTCTTGACAAGGGCCTCCCCGCAACCACCATCGACTCGGTTGTGGCGCGCGCCAATTCCAGCAAAGGAGGAGCGCTCCACTATTTCCGCAGCAAGGAAGACCTTATTTACGCTGTGCTCGACTGGCTGCTCGGTGAACTCACCCGCAGTCTCGACCAGGTGGCCACCAGCCAGGAGTCTCCCCGCGAGCGCCTGGCGGCGGAACTCGAATTGCTTTTCCACAGCGCCGAAGTCAATCGCAAACTCTACCTGGTGCTGTTTGATTTCGTCACCCTCGGCGCCCGCGAGGAGCGCTTCCGCCAGCTCTTTCACGATTTCTACGTCCGGTGCCGCAAGCGCGACGCCCAGATCATCATCGAGGGCATCAAGCTGCAGGAATTTCGCCGTGTCCGCCCAGAAGACGCCGCCGCCACCATCCGCGCGCTGGTTGACGGCTACTGCCTGCAGTGGCTGATGGATTCCTCGAACATTCCCGTCGAAGTCTTCCGCGACCGCTGCGGCGCCGTCCTCGGCTCCTACCTGCTGCGCGGGTAA
- a CDS encoding type II CAAX endopeptidase family protein yields the protein MFPGALRIAFSVFLIAGVPLLSWRSARPEQVRGIPKTAIYFSAVVSQWALAGIGALVVYVAGPGWQSAGLAVLAESEFFKWTAALVLISVAGLGLVLLLEQRGWWPEESEMVQLLLPQTGREKLWAVLGLAPTAGLCEEFLYRGFLLVEVTAWFHSAVWGVVISSAAFGLAHFYQGLNGMVRAGLLGALLAWPMVETGSLYPSMTAHFLIDAVALLWLGPEFLQQQG from the coding sequence ATGTTCCCAGGCGCGCTCCGCATCGCATTTTCGGTGTTCCTCATTGCCGGTGTTCCTCTGCTTTCCTGGCGCAGCGCGCGGCCGGAGCAGGTGCGGGGAATTCCCAAAACGGCCATCTATTTTTCTGCGGTGGTTTCGCAGTGGGCCCTGGCGGGAATCGGGGCGCTGGTGGTTTATGTGGCCGGGCCCGGATGGCAATCGGCAGGGCTGGCTGTCCTGGCGGAATCGGAATTCTTCAAATGGACTGCCGCGCTGGTGCTGATATCGGTGGCCGGGCTGGGGCTTGTCCTGCTGCTCGAGCAGCGCGGCTGGTGGCCAGAAGAATCCGAGATGGTGCAGCTCTTGCTGCCGCAGACCGGCCGCGAAAAGCTGTGGGCCGTTCTGGGGCTGGCGCCTACGGCGGGCCTGTGCGAAGAGTTTCTTTACCGCGGGTTTCTGCTGGTGGAGGTGACGGCCTGGTTCCATTCGGCTGTGTGGGGCGTGGTGATTTCATCAGCGGCCTTTGGCCTGGCGCATTTTTACCAGGGCCTGAACGGAATGGTTCGGGCGGGTTTGCTGGGCGCGCTGCTGGCCTGGCCGATGGTGGAGACGGGTTCGCTTTATCCATCAATGACTGCACATTTTTTGATTGATGCCGTCGCGTTGCTCTGGCTGGGACCGGAATTTCTGCAGCAGCAGGGATGA
- a CDS encoding c-type cytochrome has product MSRFFALCGALLWAASVAAAQGGPVSNRTKLIAHGKYLTTRVAGCTDCHSPHNQRGEVIAGRELQGTPLDFQPTHPVPGWVSVAPPIAGLAGWTESEAVRFLTTGLNRSNKPPAPPMPAFRLSKHDAEAVVAYLKSLPPPK; this is encoded by the coding sequence ATGTCGAGATTTTTTGCACTATGCGGTGCGTTGCTATGGGCGGCGTCGGTAGCTGCCGCGCAGGGAGGGCCGGTGTCGAATCGGACGAAGCTGATCGCGCACGGAAAATATCTCACCACCCGTGTGGCAGGTTGCACAGACTGTCACTCGCCGCACAATCAACGGGGCGAGGTGATTGCAGGGCGCGAATTGCAGGGGACGCCGCTTGACTTTCAGCCCACTCATCCGGTGCCAGGCTGGGTGTCCGTGGCGCCGCCGATCGCGGGACTGGCGGGCTGGACGGAAAGCGAGGCTGTCCGATTTTTGACCACAGGTCTCAACCGTAGCAACAAACCTCCTGCTCCGCCGATGCCTGCGTTCCGCCTATCGAAGCACGATGCGGAAGCGGTGGTGGCCTATCTGAAGTCGCTGCCTCCTCCGAAGTAA